TGGCGTGGGCGAATTCATCGCGTTCGTGATCGGATTGAATCTGATACTCGAATATGTTATCGGTGAGTGGTTTTAAGACTTAAGGTATCGACGAGTTTATAAAGGAtggttattttatcattaaccAAGTTATGTATTGTGTGTCGAATTGcgggagaaaaaaaatgttggggCTTTTTGCCGTAGTCCGGAGCTGATGCACTCCGACCGTGTGATAAAACTATACATATGCTACGCGGCGGCGAGgctgtacaaataatttataacgtagTAACTAGTAACGTATCCATGCAGTAGAGAAGAGTGGTCATCATCCTTATTGGACTCGAGACccattttcgttattattatttatattttatgatccatgtatgcttttttttaaataaaaaagctgattgtttaaatattgattcATAGGTACTCGAATGTGTAAAAATGGaccaatttataattaatgtagcacaataattattatgtttattttattttattaattcaactaaATGGAATAAGTTTTTACTACATATTATCtctttttaataacttaaagtATACCACGacctatttttgaaatttatgcaACCCAAAATAGGTCCGTGACCACGGTTTTccgtagtatatattatactattacggTTATAAAACCGTCCGGGCACACCGGTTATAAAGACAACAGACTGCAGTAGACTCTTGTAGAGAATACGTTTTAAAAGTttacaaaaagtattttattataatatattttgtattctaaaTATGTGGTacgtattgaaatttaaaaacaaaaaacaaatttaaacatgtCCAACTATATTGATGAAATTTTTAGGCTTAGacaattttagtacctattgaAATGTGATGACATCTAGTATTAATTTGGTGTCACTGCACGTTACAGGTACTGCAAGCGTCGCCAAAGCGTTGAGCAATTACATCGATGCACTGTTTGGCTACCCCATGAAAACCTGCATGACCTATATATTCCCCATGAACGTTAGTTTTTTGGCAGGCTACCCAGACCTTTTGTCGTTTAGCCTCGTGGTACTATTATCATGTGAGTAGAAAATAGTTTCAAACACGAAACACAACAACCGTTATACTTATGCATTTaagatcaattaaataataattgatattaccTTTGCAGTTTTACTGTCATGGGGAGTCCGCGAATCTGCAATGATAAACAACGTGTTTACTATCGTTAATTTATTGACCGTCGGCACGGTCGTGGTATCcggattatttaaaagtaatgtattataattttttatgtaaaccgCACGTCATCGgagttgataaattataattatgacactgtatattaatataatatttggttatcGTTGTTATAGTTAATTTTCACAATTGGAGTATATCGAAACAAGATATCCCGGCCAGCGCGAATGGCGGTGAAGGCGGTTTCATGCCTTTCGGGTGGGCCGGAGTGACCATGGGGGCAGCCAAATGTTTTTACGGGTTCATCGGTTTCGACTCCATAGCTACTACGGGTGAGCGTCAAAtaggataaattaatataatcaacgGCATATTTTAAGCTCTatgaaatacctacctataacatcaactaaataatattttccgtGCACAGGAGAAGAAGCGAAAAACCCAAAACGTGACATCCCGTTGGCCATCATTTTGTCGTTGATCATCATAACGTTTGCATATTGCTGTACCAGTTCCGTTTTAACTCTGATGTGGCCGTATTATGATCAGGTATCGaacaatttcatattaaaaattcacTCTTGGTTTAAagtactaacatattattatgcagtttaactaaaaaaatattaggattTTTGTGTGCgactaaaacattttttgttttatataagtactcaagtacctatatcagtattatactattataatttataattagtcttgttaagaatacttttcaaatgtattcagaatacgtatttatatagttggtgtaatttgtatttaaaataaatattcaaatactttcttttaaaagtattcaaaatacttacacgaatacttttttataagttcaataaatgaataattattaatcaataattcaataaattcaataaaaagtcGACTAACCACTACTATCCACGCAATAAAGTactattattgaatagtttcttTAATAAAGCCAACCAAACCCTCTTCTTTTTTATGTATTCCTCCTTctattgtgcttattgtaaaaatattttatacagattgtacaaattaaaataaatatgaaaaaaaagttcaataacattaataccaatatcttatattcaaattataaataactaccaCAGTACCATCGATTAAATAAGAAGAAAGACTATATTTTAAAGATTCAAGAGAAATGCCACTCCAACCAGTAGTGATCAGTGTCTTGTATGCCatggtatacgtataatatgggAGTGAGGAGCCGATGGTGGTTTCAGTGTTCAGTTATTCTGGTATCTGCTTGTATTTTGACAAAAccttattttctaaattatcagaagttagaaacattttaaaataatattttagaaacaaaatttaaaatagtacattccgaaatataatagtaattggaatttggaatcacgagaatcaaaaaaagtatttagtataatagtattataaaataaaaatacaaataaaaagtatttgaaatacaaaaaaagtattcgaatacttaacaagactgattataatatacttacctgtAGGTAGAAAAATTGCACTACACTACCAATACTCAGGttcaataggtataatgtaaCTATATTGATGTtggtttattgatattaatgcGTTATATACggtaaattaggtaggtagaactagctaggtatattaaattacaattagttatatacatacctaatactaattaatatagtacttaTCTAGTTTTCCTGCAAATACTTTAAAAACTATCAGATATTGTGTGTAcctattgtatgtttttttatatatttttgtctgTTATTAAAATACCACAACCACAATTGACTTTTATTTCGACCTctgatttttattgaaatgttgtttttctaaatattcttatttaataacttgcatcgggattttttttttacatgtgtATTTTcttatacgaaaataataaagtataagtaTGAGAATAAATGAAcaaataatgaacaattttgTTAGACCACATATTTGAAGACAgctcataattattattcttaacgctttaattctaatttctaaCAAAATTACTATTACTGATTTCTAATATTTAACTTCAAACTATAATACTTACAactaattgaataaatatacaaCTTATACCATTACTTATCAAACGTTGTAGGATATCGACGCGCCGTTCCCGTATGTGTACGATCAACTTGGTTGGACGTcaatgaaaattattgtttcatCCGGCGCTATATTTGCTATGTTTGCCAGGTAAGAAAACGTTTATCAAGAATCTCAGTGATGTTTTAATCGTGAATTTACAACAAACTTTACAGTCTCTTAGCGAGCATGTTCTCGATGCCGAGGATTCTGATGACCATGGCCGAAGACGGTCTTATGTTCAGCCTGTTCTCGGACATCCACCCGACGCTTAAAACACCAGTGAAGGCCACTCTACTGTCGGGTCTGTTCGcgggtaaatatattatattaataagattGTACGACTTATGATCGGTATGGCGTACAATATTGACCCTGTACGATTAATAAACGACCATGTTCAGGTATCATCACGATGTTTTTGAACCTCGATCAACTGATGAATATGATGTCAATCGGCACGTTGTTGGCGTACACGATCGTGTGTGTTTGCGTGCTCTTGTTACGGTACAGAAACAATTCGGACGGCGACGAGTTCGTGAAAAATCAGGGCAACGACGAACCAGAGACCGGTGGTTTCGTCAATACGGTGGAAAGGTACTTAAACCTGTCCAATATTGACAACTGCAACAAAGAGACCGAGCGCGTGGCCACGACCCTCGCTGTGTTGTACGGTACGTTTCACGACGGAATAACCCATCGACTAttgacaattaataattttgaagtatTACGCGTCGTTTCGCCTTTTTCAGTTTGCACGTCCGCGCTGTTTAGCTTCGCAACCGTACAACAAGAGTGCGTTGTGACCATCCATCAATGGTGTGACGAAAGCGACAGCAACGCCACGGTTTTTCAACCCGGTTGCGTGGTAAACACCAACAACACCAACAACACCACAACGCCCTTCGAAAAAGAGTGCGTCGGAAACGACATCGCGATGTACACAAGTGTTATTTTAGCCATCGGGCTGGTGCTTCTGATGTACTTACTGTCCAGACAGCCccaatcgaaaaaaaaactttcgtTCAAGGTACGAATCGTTATAGATCTTCCCGATAGGTGTCataataaaacgtatacaaTTAGCCACATATATTAAtggcttaaaaaaataaatggtatttaaaaaaaaaacgcaaaatgTCACAATTCACaggtcattaaaaaaatgtatcaattcaaatcgtaatattattatgattttaattttaatttattttcaactttGGGGGTGGTATCTGGTAGAACGTTttatctagttggtatttttgaCAGGTTATAATCGAAAATGTCCGGAAGTTTTCATAAGcgggaaaaacaatttttttttttaaatactgtaatttttaagcaaaactagtttttgacAGTAATatgtcgattttgtttttttgtagtaactcaaaaacaatttaccgtaaatactttgaattttaacctatttttttccatacaaGACAAATAGTctcattgatttatatattgaaacttgaaaatgtcgatactgtttttttttatgtataaatatcgataaatgttttttaaatttgcaaattattatatagttaaacatttataaaatattaaattgtcatagctaaggatttaaaattaaaaataaagtttctcataagtaatatttatactgtaaacaaaaaaatctaaaaaatatataaacacagttttttttatagataatttaagtatatttggacgaaattagatatttaaacaaagaataacaattttagttacctatttttttattatgttgtaatttaaaattattattcgtgagtacttgacattttttaaagtatatacgtgtattattttattttatatgcacaATAACATTTCCAATTGTAAGgactttaaattaattcaatatactgtaatctattttatttactattaataatagtattattaatagtaaataaaattactttaataataataatgaagtaaaaaaaaaatacttggtaGTTATAGGTATAGGCTGACGGAGACATTCTTCGCTCAGAACTTTTGTATATAATGGTTTTAtatcatttagtttaaatttaacacattcattacattgacccactcgacacctaacctactgtacagcaaggTTGTACACAGTTGcccacaatttttataattttttttaaattattagtctGGTGCGCTCAGAAtgtaatggaaaaaaattcatatttttgaacatgtatttaatatattatagtattattaactattattaatttgtagacatttattttgttttataaatgcaACGTTTTAAATAAGCTTATGTTCCTTTTTTCATAGGTCCCTCTGGTTCCACTCATACCGTGCATTAGCATCTTGATGAATGTTTACTTGATGATGAAACTTGACCTAAACACCTGGATCCGTTTCAGTATTTGGATGATAATGGGACTTTtcgtatatgtattttatggcATGAGTCACAGTGTGGAGGGCCTGAAGCGGAAAGGAGAGCCGAAAATGAGTCCGTCGAGCTCCGTAGAGCTGAAAACGAGTCCGTCAAGCTCCGCAGAGCCAGTATACGAGTATTATACCacttatttataactaaatatccTCCTATGACTCTTCTCCAATCGTGACTAAAACTAATAGTCATTACGATCCTTACAATGTTCTTAACTACCTACCCATCACAATCCTTTTAACGTTTCCATCGGTATCCCCTTCAATCACATTCCAGAGCAACACCGGCCTAGCTGGAACtactactttttaatattatatttttacgatgtgattttttttatatatatatagttaagttatgttaatttgtttaaaattattactgtcAGTATTATCATAGATAATGTACAATGGATGTAGCATTGTAGCCATCAAGCTAAGTCTTGATGTCGTAATATGAACCTAGAGCCCCGACTGTTTGTAAGCATGTGCATAATTCTGGTTGGTCAATGAATAAATTATCACATTGATCAAAGTTGTACACCCACGTAAATGTACATCAATTAACTATTAGCTAATAACAGTTTTACTGTGTAtttgttaatacaatatatttttgaatgtataaattaaataggtagcttgtttcattattttatttttatttcatagtgttttattacctactttaaatatttgtccAGCTAGTCACTgactaaaaactattaataaaaaaaaaaaaatggaaaccgaTTAGTTTATACAATTGTAATGGAAATACCAATGATAgtttggtaattattattatattttaaatacttataattaattattgagaaaTGCGCATCCCAATAATGTAACAACTATagctattttacaatataaaaatgtaaagtgttatattaatgaatttgtaaaatgttaaaagtacTTAAGAATCATAAACCATAACGTAGGCTACTGCTTCAGTTTGTTATAAtgccaataaatatttttgccaatttttaaatgtcttaattttatataaaattaatatcataccTTCAGATATGAAGAAATGCATGCTATTCTAATATCACATAagtaatatatctatatatataaaaatggagggTGAAAAATGTCGTTACCTCATCAATCAAGAACGGCTGGTCCGAtttggttcaaaatttttttttaaatgtttgtaattgcCAGGATAAGGgttttacaaaagaaaattttaggaaaatccaccggaagAAAATTTGAATggcaaaaaatacaatattggcgccatctgtccagaaaaaataataaataaaaaattttagtttcagattaaaattataatagcatattgtatattgcttgctattggttaaggcatgtttgtttatttatactattattttttgtcaatatataaaaacagctgttctcgattgatgaggtaacatacatttttatatatatagatgaatttttgtgtgtagattatacctctgggaagaagataggctaatttaaaaatttactttgatattttagggttaaatcataaatttacaTACTAACAGCACGGGGTTcgtgatctaccgcaggtagattgcctacctgataatatacctaCGGCTGCAaaccagaatttttattttttaacggaaaagttaagataagttttgaataggtactatacactaaatattaaataacgaattgaacaatgtttgagtcatatagagtttgtacatttaacggcaTCGAAGTGCACGGGATTGGCTAGTTtttgctataatataaattaaataaatacttttaaatatctcaatttcattaaaaaaaataacatcacTGTAATATTAAGtgtagaatattaattttaagctattgttattttaagacattatattatatgcctacatttattttttccttttaagCAAGTCTGTATTTAATGTAGTTGAatacttacattattaaaatatttagttttaaggGCATCATGTGCTACAGATGAAGATTCATCATTGTAAAGGCCAAAGGGTGAGCAccattcattttcattttcttatGCAATCTAATTTTctatgtaactctaaaacaaatgaccgtacatgaaattttgactgaatgtttacattagcattttctatacaccattacattttccaaatattttgacttattttgagctgtttacggacattttcagtttccatttcttttttctacaaatatcaataaaattttatttgttgggtaaaaaagcttaaaaatttaattcaaagcTCCTaccatattgttacaatgacatttgaaaaatattaaaatccttattcacagtttttatttataagcatttaaagttcaaatattgacaaaattcatcaaatttaaaatgtaataattattttgtagttaaaaatttataatatgttcaacttttgtagctaaggattgaaaatttaaaacaaggttccacgtaaataagtaaatatataaattactttattcacaataatatcatcaaatatacttagtaatatcataggctgactgaccgtttttgctcagaatcgtttttattttacaatgatattatatcattgaattcaaattcaacatcatccattacagtgacccacttgtcacctactgtacagcagagcgaaatccacttacccaccttttttttgtttattttattttatcctagAAACTAGATGCATTGACATTTAATGAAACCAGTACTATATgagttaatataaaatcattacacattgattttaaattaagtgtTCTTTTGTTCTTAACCATCATTAGTTATCAGAAATAATGTAATacgttttgttttctataatgccaaatatttatattattttttttaagagtacctattatgattacagttattttaaagcaatataacatagaaatatatttagctaatactaaaaagtaataactacaaatttgtcaaaaaataattgaaaaatgtctataaactattttaactttaatttttgatGATGATTTAATTGTTGCATTATGATATTGTTTCAAAAGGACAGCAACCTCTAGATATCACGTCAGCCGGGTTGTCACATGTACTGACGTGTTTCCTTTCGCccattgttgttttattttgtatttcggCTACTCGATGTGCAACAAACGTTCTCCATTTCGTCGAAGGTGAAGCGATCCATGCCAATACTATCATTGAATCGGTCCAAAAGTATTGTtgactaatttttaattgtaacttcggtattaatatttatttgctaGTCGTGTTAATAACAGTGCCGCACAAAGTTCTAATCGAGGTAATGACAATGTTTTTAAAGGTGCCACTTTGGATTTTGCGCAAATTAAATTAGTGTGATGAATGCCCGCGTTGTCCGTACATCTCAAATATCATCCATACGCCAATATACTAGCGTCCGAAAACCCATGGACCTTAATAACACACGATTTTAAATTGTTGGTAATTTTGCGCGTTATTGATAACCTGTTTAACGTGGATAATTGTGTTCGATACTCAAACCTTTGTTCGCGTATGTGCACTGGAACGGGTTCGTCCCAATCAATCTTTTCACGCTATAGCGCTTGTAGTATTAATTTTGCTCGCACTATTAATGGGCCGGGCCGACTAAACCTAGCGGGTCGAAGATCGCAGCTATATCGGACAGCATTTCGCGTTTGGTAACAGACATCCCCTCTACCTTTTTATTCTCACGCACGTTATATCTGACGTAGCATCCCAGAATAAACCTAATACCCTTTTCAAAGAATAATTAAGttcgtgtttatttaatatttctatatctTCGCTAGGTAGACTTGATGTTATTAAACTTGCGTCGTTTGATGACCATTTTCGTAACGTTAGACCGGCACTGTTCATCACCACAATCAAGCCGTCGCGTATTTTAACACATTCGTGGACAgctactgctatagcagtaattTCAAAAGTTGATGTACATATATCACTACTGTTATAGCAGTAGAATATAAACCATTCAAATTAACACAGTACTGGTATAGcagtaataatttcaatagtCTCATATGAAAGAGCATGTTTTACTGTCCCACTGCAATACTTCAGAGCATTGGGcactgtattatatatgtgttatttttagctttatttatcgttttttttttttggtatttccaTGAACCCTATATtcgatatcattattattatttataatttagctATATCATTATTGCTTTATAATGatacaacacaatatataaatgtCTACACCATATATTCGAACCATAACCGATAGAAATGCATTGTTGTCCGTGTAAGTATTCAGTTCGATTATAAACATCGTACGTAATAGGTGTCTGaatatgttatgataatatgaatttatataagactacatttttatgtttattttttatgtcacaatattctttttcaaaatgtattacacaaaataaacCAGGTTGAGttgaatcattatttttattatattattttaaaaatataatcatactgCTATAGCAGCGCAGTGATGTACGTAGTTGTAAACAACAATGTAGTGGGACAGTGCTGCTATAGCAGTACCCAAATTACTACTGATATAGCAGTAATAATTAAGTGCGTTTTTATAAGTAGTTTATTTCCGCTCCGGGAATTTCAACTGTCCACGAATGTGTTAATAACTTCCTGTTTCGTGTCGGCTCCGGTTAATATGTCGTCCATGTAAAAATCGCGATTGATAATAGGCGTGATGTATGGGTATTGTTCGTATACCGTTTCGGCTAGTACTTGTAAACAACCTGTTGCTAAATATGATGCGGGTACCGTGCCATATGTGACCGTATTCagacgatatatttttttaggttgATTAGGGTCCGTGCGCCATAATATTCTTTGATAATCGCGATGTTTATCAGTCATTAATATTTGCCGGTACATTTTTACTA
This genomic window from Metopolophium dirhodum isolate CAU chromosome 1, ASM1992520v1, whole genome shotgun sequence contains:
- the LOC132934728 gene encoding high affinity cationic amino acid transporter 1-like, which encodes MKMFGDSVTQLCETLERKTLSQILFRRKKEDVLDQPDAKKLARVLNLFDLTSLGVGSTLGVGVYVLAGIVAKTLAGPATVLSFVLAAFASAISGLCYSEFAARVPRAGSAYVYSYVGVGEFIAFVIGLNLILEYVIGTASVAKALSNYIDALFGYPMKTCMTYIFPMNVSFLAGYPDLLSFSLVVLLSFLLSWGVRESAMINNVFTIVNLLTVGTVVVSGLFKINFHNWSISKQDIPASANGGEGGFMPFGWAGVTMGAAKCFYGFIGFDSIATTGEEAKNPKRDIPLAIILSLIIITFAYCCTSSVLTLMWPYYDQDIDAPFPYVYDQLGWTSMKIIVSSGAIFAMFASLLASMFSMPRILMTMAEDGLMFSLFSDIHPTLKTPVKATLLSGLFAGIITMFLNLDQLMNMMSIGTLLAYTIVCVCVLLLRYRNNSDGDEFVKNQGNDEPETGGFVNTVERYLNLSNIDNCNKETERVATTLAVLYVCTSALFSFATVQQECVVTIHQWCDESDSNATVFQPGCVVNTNNTNNTTTPFEKECVGNDIAMYTSVILAIGLVLLMYLLSRQPQSKKKLSFKVPLVPLIPCISILMNVYLMMKLDLNTWIRFSIWMIMGLFVYVFYGMSHSVEGLKRKGEPKMSPSSSVELKTSPSSSAEPVYEYYTTYL